The following are from one region of the Paenibacillus sp. JZ16 genome:
- the sucD gene encoding succinate--CoA ligase subunit alpha — MSILIDKNTKVITQGITGKTALFHAKGALDYGTQMVGGTSPGKGGTEVEITLENGETVKLPVYNTVEEAKAKTGATASVIYVPPAFAADSILEAVDAEMDLVICITEGIPVLDMVKVSRYMEGKKTRLIGPNCPGVITPGECKIGIMPGYIHTPGHVGVVSRSGTLTYEAVHQLTARGIGQSSAVGIGGDPVKGTEFIDVLRLFNEDPNTKAVIMIGEIGGTAEEEAAEWIKANMTKPVVGFIGGATAPPGKRMGHAGAIISGGKGTAKEKISVLEACGIKVAPTPAEMGSTLVSVLEEKGLLESCTTH, encoded by the coding sequence GTGAGTATTTTGATCGATAAAAATACAAAAGTTATCACGCAAGGGATTACAGGTAAAACAGCCCTTTTCCATGCAAAAGGCGCCCTGGATTACGGTACACAGATGGTCGGGGGGACTTCACCCGGCAAAGGTGGAACCGAAGTCGAAATTACGCTTGAGAACGGTGAAACCGTCAAATTGCCGGTTTACAACACCGTTGAGGAAGCCAAAGCCAAAACAGGCGCAACCGCTAGCGTAATTTATGTACCCCCGGCTTTTGCAGCCGATTCCATTCTGGAAGCTGTTGATGCCGAGATGGATCTGGTTATCTGTATTACAGAAGGCATTCCGGTGCTGGATATGGTCAAAGTATCCCGCTATATGGAAGGCAAGAAGACTCGTTTGATCGGACCTAACTGTCCGGGTGTTATTACGCCGGGTGAATGCAAAATCGGCATCATGCCTGGTTACATCCACACGCCAGGACATGTCGGAGTTGTATCGCGCAGCGGTACCCTGACATATGAAGCCGTTCATCAGCTGACTGCTCGCGGCATCGGACAATCCTCCGCCGTAGGGATTGGCGGCGACCCGGTTAAAGGGACGGAGTTTATCGATGTATTGAGACTCTTTAATGAAGATCCTAACACCAAAGCGGTTATTATGATCGGTGAGATCGGCGGTACAGCGGAGGAAGAAGCGGCTGAATGGATCAAAGCGAACATGACTAAACCAGTGGTAGGCTTCATTGGCGGCGCAACGGCGCCTCCAGGAAAACGCATGGGCCACGCAGGCGCGATTATTTCTGGCGGTAAAGGGACAGCCAAGGAGAAAATCTCTGTACTTGAAGCGTGCGGTATCAAGGTAGCTCCTACACCTGCTGAAATGGGCTCAACCCTGGTTAGCGTGCTTGAGGAGAAGGGTCTCCTGGAGTCTTGCACGACTCACTAG
- the dprA gene encoding DNA-processing protein DprA: MKVDSLLLIALHESEGVGWKTINRIISNGELHEGLLSYDANDWRACGLSVEKANKLAKDFPSAVERKQIDLSNANDAGYRQHEAGVWNLTNRSKIRIITALDDIYPDRLRSSPQAPWVLYCIGDLHLLSRPGIAMVGTRMPTAYGRKIATMLSEELVRSGFMVVSGMARGIDSVVHDAALRSGGPTVAVLGAGVDVIYPPENRSLYEEIAAKGLIISEYPPGTKALPGFFPQRNRIIAGLTLGTVVVEADARSGSLITADLALEAGRDVFSVPGPVTSPKSRGTLDLIKQGAKMVTEARDIIEEYDSLLPKVASGTYNKERRAPRQEQPDELAGLTNDERQIYHMLEQGPGSLDEMIELTRWDFGHLHSVLLSLIIKKQITQLPGAIYKII; encoded by the coding sequence ATGAAGGTAGACAGCTTACTGCTGATCGCATTGCATGAAAGCGAAGGTGTCGGATGGAAGACCATTAACCGAATCATATCGAACGGTGAGCTGCATGAGGGGTTGCTGTCTTATGATGCGAATGATTGGAGGGCCTGTGGTTTGTCTGTCGAAAAAGCGAATAAACTGGCCAAGGACTTCCCTTCCGCTGTCGAAAGAAAGCAGATCGATCTGTCGAATGCGAATGATGCCGGGTATCGGCAACATGAAGCCGGGGTATGGAATTTGACAAACCGTTCAAAAATACGTATTATAACAGCCCTCGATGATATCTATCCGGACAGATTACGATCTTCGCCACAGGCTCCTTGGGTGTTGTATTGCATCGGCGATCTACATCTGCTGTCGAGGCCTGGGATTGCGATGGTAGGTACAAGAATGCCTACGGCATATGGGCGCAAAATTGCAACGATGCTATCCGAGGAGTTGGTACGATCAGGGTTCATGGTTGTCAGCGGCATGGCCAGAGGCATTGATAGCGTAGTCCACGATGCGGCTTTGCGAAGCGGGGGACCGACAGTGGCGGTTCTCGGAGCCGGCGTTGACGTTATATATCCACCGGAGAACCGATCACTGTATGAAGAGATTGCGGCTAAGGGGCTTATCATTTCCGAATACCCGCCAGGCACCAAGGCGCTACCGGGGTTCTTCCCTCAGCGTAACCGGATTATCGCGGGACTCACGTTAGGTACCGTGGTGGTGGAGGCGGATGCCCGCAGCGGATCGTTGATTACGGCGGATTTAGCCCTGGAGGCGGGAAGGGACGTGTTCTCCGTTCCGGGTCCTGTTACTTCACCCAAGAGCAGAGGGACTTTGGATTTGATCAAGCAAGGAGCCAAGATGGTCACGGAAGCAAGGGATATAATAGAAGAATATGATTCCTTGTTGCCAAAAGTGGCCTCCGGTACATACAATAAGGAGCGGCGGGCCCCTCGTCAGGAGCAGCCCGATGAACTAGCCGGGTTGACAAATGACGAACGACAAATATACCATATGCTCGAACAGGGTCCCGGGTCGCTGGATGAAATGATCGAGTTAACCCGGTGGGATTTTGGACATTTGCATTCAGTTCTGTTATCTTTAATCATAAAAAAGCAGATTACCCAATTACCCGGTGCTATATATAAGATCATTTAA
- the sucC gene encoding ADP-forming succinate--CoA ligase subunit beta, with the protein MNIHEYQGKQVLKQYGVAVPNGKVAFTVEEAVEAAQSLGSPVTVVKAQIHAGGRGKAGGVKVAKNLDEVRAYAEEILGKVLVTHQTGPEGKEVKRLLIEEGCDIRKEYYIGVVVDRATGRVVLMASEEGGTEIEEVAAATPEKIFKEVVDPAIGLQTFQARKLAYSINIPNELVGKAVQFMLALYKAFVEKDCSIAEINPLVVTGDGNVMALDAKLNFDSNALFRHKDILELRDLDEEDEKEIEASKYDLSYIALDGNIGCMVNGAGLAMATMDIIKYYGGDPANFLDVGGGATTEKVTEAFKIILSDPQVKGIFVNIFGGIMRCDVIATGVVEAAKQLGLTRPLVVRLEGTNVDLGKQILAESGLNIVPADSMADGAQKIVSLVQ; encoded by the coding sequence ATGAATATCCATGAATATCAAGGAAAACAAGTACTGAAGCAATATGGAGTAGCTGTTCCGAACGGCAAGGTAGCGTTTACGGTAGAAGAGGCAGTTGAAGCTGCACAATCTTTGGGAAGTCCCGTAACCGTTGTCAAAGCACAGATCCACGCAGGCGGTCGGGGTAAAGCCGGCGGCGTTAAAGTGGCGAAGAACCTGGACGAGGTTCGTGCTTATGCTGAAGAAATTCTGGGCAAGGTGTTGGTGACTCACCAAACGGGTCCGGAAGGCAAGGAAGTCAAGCGTCTCCTCATTGAAGAGGGCTGCGATATTCGCAAAGAGTATTATATCGGTGTGGTCGTTGACCGTGCTACCGGCCGTGTCGTTTTGATGGCGTCCGAAGAAGGCGGTACCGAGATCGAAGAGGTTGCCGCAGCAACTCCCGAGAAGATTTTCAAAGAGGTCGTAGATCCAGCGATCGGACTTCAAACATTCCAAGCACGGAAATTAGCGTATTCCATTAATATTCCGAATGAACTGGTAGGAAAAGCCGTTCAGTTCATGCTGGCCTTGTATAAGGCATTTGTAGAGAAGGATTGCTCTATCGCTGAAATCAATCCGCTTGTCGTAACCGGGGACGGAAACGTCATGGCTCTAGATGCCAAACTCAACTTTGACTCCAATGCGTTGTTCCGTCATAAAGACATCCTTGAGCTGCGCGACCTGGACGAAGAAGACGAGAAGGAAATTGAAGCATCCAAATACGACTTGAGTTACATAGCTCTGGATGGCAACATCGGCTGTATGGTTAATGGCGCCGGTCTTGCCATGGCTACGATGGACATCATTAAGTACTATGGCGGGGACCCTGCAAACTTCCTTGATGTTGGGGGCGGTGCAACAACGGAGAAGGTAACGGAAGCCTTCAAGATCATTTTATCCGATCCTCAAGTAAAAGGAATCTTTGTCAACATTTTCGGTGGTATTATGCGCTGCGACGTTATCGCTACCGGTGTTGTCGAAGCTGCTAAACAGCTGGGCTTAACTCGTCCGCTGGTTGTACGCTTGGAAGGAACGAACGTAGACCTCGGCAAGCAAATTTTGGCTGAGTCCGGTCTTAACATCGTACCTGCTGATTCCATGGCCGACGGAGCACAGAAGATCGTCTCCCTCGTTCAGTAA
- a CDS encoding carbohydrate ABC transporter permease — protein sequence MKPKWNWFDALNALILSGIVLACLYPFVYMLAVSLSDSASIASGEVWLWPKGFNLDMYQYVFEDGRVLKGYKNTLIYVISGTAISLIVTALGAYALSKTKMVMGKPILMLIVFTMFFNGGMIPTFLVVKELGFVNTIWGMVLPGAVGTWNLLIMRTFFMGMPQELEESGKIDGLSEIGIFFRIVLPLSKPVLATIGLYYAVGMWNNFMGPLLYLRDADMQPLQVILRNIVLSGQLTGTDGPVVGDIVVVEDGLKFATIMVSTLPILLVYPFIQKYFVKGALIGSVKG from the coding sequence ATGAAACCGAAATGGAATTGGTTTGACGCGCTCAATGCCTTGATCCTTTCCGGGATCGTGCTCGCGTGTCTATATCCGTTTGTTTATATGCTGGCCGTGTCCCTGAGCGATTCCGCATCGATCGCCTCAGGGGAAGTGTGGCTATGGCCGAAGGGCTTCAATCTGGATATGTATCAGTATGTGTTCGAGGACGGTCGGGTGCTGAAAGGATATAAGAACACGCTGATTTACGTGATTTCAGGGACCGCCATTTCTTTGATTGTAACGGCACTAGGGGCTTATGCACTGTCCAAGACCAAGATGGTCATGGGCAAACCGATCCTGATGCTGATCGTCTTTACGATGTTTTTTAACGGCGGGATGATTCCGACGTTTCTGGTCGTGAAGGAGCTGGGCTTTGTCAACACGATATGGGGCATGGTACTGCCCGGAGCGGTAGGTACCTGGAATCTGCTCATCATGCGGACTTTCTTCATGGGCATGCCTCAAGAGCTCGAGGAATCCGGAAAAATAGATGGACTGTCCGAAATCGGGATTTTCTTCCGGATTGTGCTCCCGCTATCCAAGCCGGTGCTGGCCACCATCGGCTTGTATTATGCCGTCGGGATGTGGAATAACTTTATGGGGCCGCTGCTGTATCTGCGGGATGCCGATATGCAGCCCCTCCAGGTCATTTTAAGAAACATCGTGCTGTCGGGGCAATTGACGGGGACGGATGGTCCGGTTGTGGGCGATATCGTGGTGGTGGAGGATGGCTTGAAATTCGCTACCATTATGGTGTCTACCTTGCCGATCCTGCTTGTCTATCCGTTTATACAGAAGTATTTTGTAAAAGGGGCTTTGATAGGCTCGGTTAAGGGTTAG
- a CDS encoding ABC transporter permease, with translation MSFELTGKGGCVFLQPQKNPGFLTKVKRDKYLLLLLLPCALYYIIFKYVPIFGISIAFMDYNLFKGITESDWVGFKYFSMFFNTPDFWPVLRNTFLLGLYKLIFGFPAPIILALLINEVSKSFLKRFVQTVSYLPHFISNVVVAGIAVMFLSPTGGVVNQLLSAVGLERINFLVEASWFRSIYVTTDVWQHIGWGTIIYLAALTAIDPQLYEAARMDGANRWKQALNITLPGIAPAIVIILILDIGKILEIGFEKVYLLATPATYETADIISTYVYRVGLTQGNYSYATAIDLFTGIISFIFIIAANSFSRRVSGSSIW, from the coding sequence ATGAGTTTTGAACTAACGGGTAAAGGAGGATGCGTTTTTTTGCAACCACAGAAGAATCCGGGTTTCTTGACGAAAGTGAAGCGGGACAAATACCTGCTGCTGCTGCTTCTGCCCTGTGCTCTGTATTACATCATCTTTAAGTACGTTCCCATATTCGGCATTTCGATCGCCTTTATGGACTACAACCTATTTAAGGGGATCACGGAGAGTGACTGGGTGGGTTTCAAATATTTCAGCATGTTTTTTAATACGCCTGATTTCTGGCCTGTTCTCAGAAATACATTCCTGCTGGGGTTATACAAGCTGATCTTCGGCTTTCCGGCACCTATCATCCTTGCTTTACTCATTAATGAAGTGAGCAAGTCGTTTTTGAAACGGTTTGTCCAAACGGTCAGTTATCTCCCGCACTTCATATCCAATGTCGTTGTAGCGGGGATCGCGGTTATGTTCCTGTCCCCGACAGGCGGGGTAGTCAACCAGCTGCTGAGTGCCGTCGGACTCGAACGAATCAACTTTTTGGTTGAGGCCTCCTGGTTCAGGTCGATCTATGTAACGACCGACGTATGGCAGCATATCGGATGGGGGACCATCATCTATTTGGCTGCTTTGACGGCAATCGATCCGCAGTTATATGAAGCGGCACGGATGGATGGGGCTAACCGGTGGAAGCAGGCGCTGAACATTACGCTTCCCGGCATCGCGCCTGCAATCGTGATTATCCTGATACTTGATATCGGAAAAATACTGGAAATTGGCTTTGAGAAAGTATACCTGCTCGCAACTCCCGCCACTTATGAGACAGCTGATATTATATCCACCTACGTGTACAGGGTCGGCTTAACGCAAGGCAACTACAGTTATGCCACGGCGATTGATCTGTTTACCGGCATCATCAGCTTCATCTTCATTATCGCGGCGAATTCGTTCAGCCGGCGGGTTAGCGGAAGCAGCATCTGGTAA
- a CDS encoding helix-turn-helix domain-containing protein, giving the protein MSWLKSFFPLHSLFVKMLVYFLVVIFLLSSYNLWSMTFYSRNVNNEIVKYNLTLIRNTVDHFEKQYSTWKNLLLNLQHDEFVGNISRQADSGGKKGINYLQVDTVMDQIRTLVSQPYYHLNNVMIYYQNHSFLLERDGIVDDDRMFKHYYKSDSYSYEFWKRRDHANGFLHMLPSRTFTIGTEKSELQLMPLITNVQGSPWKIIAFVNMKSWYESYNGMADSRFLLVDSEGTTLYESAPDAKSLPLPEWDGQSEWMMEKGTYYFFEKGARSGLTYVSIIPHKELNQSISRMNWMAVLLFAATLLIGILASWVFSRKINLPLKRMVTGLGQAEMELYQGSISEFSAISNHLKGLQHERKIIKEWMDHTKPLLTSYHYLAQFKNIALDTNASNELWVGEGEFMVILYQLRYRHVPSRQLDALMTRATGKIKDMITLQIQESFPISHTLQMEGKQILTIVYTQEKSDMLQQCLNQLKQIFDQDQSTYLVNIAVSSVFQQTSDFDRAYAEAMSLLQQAMPIEETQIIWEKERREDVTGFTAEQEHEFYVNLQAGNESSCQSLIERALDRLQRQEATADQLSHFAKSVSVRMRRTVELLKINIDALPDYAQKLAYSVTPEQYREILLDELAHAAHAIRLKREEHYDIIQYVIHYLESHYAEDISLEQLAFKLNMSPTYLSGYIKEKTGSNFSDQLNAIRITKAIELLQTTNMPIQEVGNRIGYRNVTSFIRMFKKITGQTPGDYRKTNWIR; this is encoded by the coding sequence ATGAGTTGGTTGAAGTCATTTTTTCCGCTGCATTCATTATTTGTCAAAATGCTCGTGTATTTTCTCGTCGTGATTTTCCTGCTCTCCTCCTATAATCTATGGTCGATGACATTCTACTCCCGCAATGTTAACAATGAAATTGTCAAATATAATCTGACCCTGATTCGAAACACCGTCGATCATTTTGAGAAGCAGTACTCCACATGGAAAAATCTCCTCCTCAACCTTCAGCACGATGAATTTGTCGGCAATATCAGCAGGCAGGCCGATTCCGGGGGAAAGAAAGGCATCAATTATCTGCAGGTGGATACGGTCATGGATCAGATTCGGACCCTGGTAAGCCAGCCCTACTACCACTTAAATAATGTCATGATTTACTACCAAAATCATTCCTTCCTGCTTGAGCGGGATGGCATCGTCGATGATGACCGCATGTTTAAGCATTACTACAAAAGCGACTCCTATTCATACGAATTCTGGAAGCGTAGAGATCACGCAAACGGTTTTCTGCACATGCTTCCCAGCCGCACGTTCACCATCGGAACCGAGAAGAGTGAATTGCAGCTGATGCCTTTAATTACGAACGTACAAGGCAGCCCCTGGAAGATCATCGCTTTCGTAAATATGAAAAGCTGGTATGAATCATATAATGGAATGGCCGATTCCCGTTTTCTGCTGGTGGACTCGGAGGGAACAACCCTGTATGAATCCGCCCCGGATGCTAAATCCCTGCCACTGCCGGAATGGGACGGCCAATCGGAATGGATGATGGAGAAGGGAACCTATTACTTTTTCGAAAAAGGCGCCCGCTCCGGTCTTACCTACGTTTCTATTATTCCCCATAAGGAACTCAATCAAAGCATCAGCCGCATGAACTGGATGGCTGTACTCTTATTTGCAGCTACCCTGCTTATTGGTATTCTGGCATCATGGGTTTTCTCCCGAAAAATCAACCTGCCGCTCAAGAGAATGGTTACGGGCCTGGGCCAAGCGGAGATGGAGCTATATCAAGGGAGTATCTCCGAATTCAGCGCCATTTCCAACCATCTGAAGGGTTTGCAGCATGAACGTAAGATCATCAAGGAATGGATGGACCATACCAAACCGCTGCTGACAAGCTACCATTATTTGGCCCAGTTCAAAAACATTGCCCTTGATACCAACGCTTCCAACGAACTTTGGGTCGGCGAGGGTGAATTTATGGTTATCCTTTATCAGTTGAGATACCGGCACGTCCCTTCGCGTCAGCTTGATGCCTTAATGACAAGGGCAACCGGCAAGATCAAAGACATGATCACGCTGCAGATCCAAGAATCGTTTCCCATATCCCATACCCTTCAGATGGAGGGCAAGCAGATTTTAACCATTGTGTATACACAAGAAAAATCCGACATGCTGCAGCAGTGTCTCAATCAGCTCAAACAGATTTTTGATCAAGATCAAAGCACCTATCTCGTGAATATTGCGGTTTCGTCCGTGTTCCAGCAAACCTCTGATTTTGACCGGGCTTATGCAGAAGCCATGTCGCTCCTGCAACAAGCCATGCCGATTGAGGAAACCCAGATCATCTGGGAGAAGGAACGCCGAGAAGATGTAACAGGATTCACTGCCGAGCAGGAACACGAATTTTACGTGAACTTACAGGCTGGCAACGAGAGCAGCTGCCAATCGCTCATTGAGCGCGCCCTGGATCGATTGCAGCGGCAAGAGGCCACGGCCGATCAACTAAGCCACTTTGCCAAATCGGTCTCGGTCCGCATGAGAAGGACAGTAGAACTGCTGAAAATCAATATCGACGCCCTTCCGGATTACGCACAAAAGCTTGCTTATAGCGTAACCCCCGAGCAATACCGGGAAATCCTGCTCGACGAGCTTGCCCATGCAGCCCATGCGATCCGTCTGAAACGTGAAGAACATTACGATATCATTCAATATGTCATTCATTATTTGGAGTCCCATTACGCTGAAGATATATCACTCGAGCAGCTTGCCTTTAAACTCAACATGTCGCCAACTTATCTATCCGGGTATATTAAAGAGAAGACGGGGAGCAACTTTAGCGACCAATTGAATGCGATTCGAATAACAAAAGCGATAGAACTACTGCAGACGACAAATATGCCGATTCAGGAAGTTGGCAACCGGATCGGCTACCGTAATGTCACTTCCTTTATCCGCATGTTCAAAAAAATAACCGGCCAAACACCGGGTGATTACCGGAAAACCAACTGGATCCGATAA